A genome region from Pseudoalteromonas tetraodonis includes the following:
- a CDS encoding glycoside hydrolase family 3 protein — protein MIIKRTFSVTALMLAAITSSGCSQPSNSASDATNQKEIWPTIETGIKSDAQMEQKIADMLKSMTLEQKIAQMIQPEIRHITVEDMRKYGFGSYLNGGGSFPNNNKHATPEDWVDLAEKMYQASIDDSLDGSTIPTMWGTDAVHGHNNVIGATLFPHNIGLGAANNPELIEKIAAATAREVMVTGIDWVFAPTVAVVRDDRWGRTYEGYSEDPEIVKAYSASIVKGLQGAVDEDFLSDTRVVSTVKHFLGDGGTVNGDDQGNNIASEEELFALHAQGYVGGLGAGAQTVMASFNSWHGEKIHGSKYLLTDVLKDKMGFDGFVVGDWNGHGQVKGCSNSNCAQAANAGLDVYMAPDEWKPLFSNLVNQANSGEIPLSRINDAVTRILRVKMRAGLFDKPSPAKRPLSGKTEIIGSSDHRAVAKQAVRESLVLLKNKQQLLPLSPKTNVLVAGIGADNIGMQSGGWSVTWQGTDNKNSDFPGGSSIYAGIKDTVEQAGGSAALSVEGEYTARPDVAIVVFGEQPYAEGNGDVDNLEYQRGNKSDLALLRKFKDAGIPVVSLFISGRPMWVNAELNASDAFVAIWLPGSEGDAISDVLFKNADGSTNHDFKGKLSFSWPNNPIDNENSNDEAYSPLLPYGFGLTYNDSNVLKDNLVEQTQQAEKLDDLVLFERAIKAPWSLVLKSGEQQKTVASSRESLGAVSIQTFDKEVQEDARAIRFNGQALAGVNLAAAFPSDLRSYVENNGQLQIQIKLDKAAASPLWVGMGCGESCQGKFDITDNLEQSGQWQTLNINLSCFAEQGVDLAQVFTPWQLSTQGDWHVSIAKLAITANAVEQSSVTCK, from the coding sequence ATGATTATTAAACGAACTTTTTCAGTCACTGCTCTGATGCTAGCAGCAATAACCAGCAGCGGTTGTTCGCAACCCTCTAACAGTGCTAGCGATGCGACAAATCAAAAAGAAATTTGGCCAACAATAGAAACCGGTATTAAAAGCGATGCTCAAATGGAGCAAAAAATCGCAGATATGTTAAAGAGCATGACGCTAGAGCAAAAAATAGCGCAAATGATCCAACCTGAAATTCGTCACATTACGGTTGAAGATATGCGTAAATATGGCTTTGGCTCCTATTTAAACGGCGGTGGCTCGTTTCCAAATAACAATAAACATGCAACCCCCGAAGACTGGGTTGATTTAGCTGAAAAGATGTATCAAGCGTCTATTGATGATTCCCTCGATGGCAGCACGATCCCTACAATGTGGGGCACTGATGCGGTACATGGACACAACAATGTGATTGGTGCGACTTTATTTCCGCATAATATTGGTTTAGGGGCGGCGAACAACCCTGAACTTATTGAAAAAATTGCCGCAGCAACGGCGCGTGAAGTTATGGTTACCGGTATTGACTGGGTATTTGCACCTACGGTTGCCGTAGTGCGAGATGATCGTTGGGGTCGTACTTACGAGGGGTATTCTGAAGACCCTGAAATAGTAAAAGCATATTCAGCCTCAATTGTTAAAGGCTTACAAGGCGCTGTTGATGAAGACTTTTTATCAGATACGCGGGTAGTCAGTACGGTTAAGCATTTTTTAGGTGATGGCGGTACTGTGAATGGCGATGATCAAGGTAATAATATCGCCTCTGAAGAAGAATTATTTGCGCTTCATGCTCAAGGTTATGTTGGTGGTTTGGGTGCAGGTGCACAAACGGTAATGGCCTCGTTTAATAGCTGGCATGGTGAAAAAATTCACGGCAGTAAATATTTACTGACCGATGTGCTTAAAGATAAAATGGGTTTTGATGGCTTTGTTGTCGGTGACTGGAATGGCCACGGGCAGGTTAAAGGTTGTTCTAATAGTAACTGTGCTCAAGCGGCTAATGCGGGCTTAGACGTATACATGGCACCGGATGAGTGGAAACCATTATTTAGCAACTTGGTTAACCAAGCTAATAGCGGTGAAATCCCACTCAGTAGAATTAATGATGCAGTAACGCGTATTTTACGCGTTAAAATGCGTGCAGGGTTATTTGATAAACCAAGCCCTGCGAAGCGTCCCCTGTCTGGAAAAACTGAAATTATTGGTAGTAGCGATCACCGTGCAGTGGCTAAACAGGCTGTACGCGAGTCTTTAGTATTACTTAAAAATAAGCAGCAGTTACTGCCATTATCACCTAAAACCAACGTATTAGTCGCAGGCATAGGGGCTGATAACATAGGTATGCAGTCGGGTGGTTGGAGTGTTACGTGGCAAGGTACAGATAATAAAAACAGTGATTTTCCTGGTGGCAGCTCTATTTATGCAGGTATTAAAGATACTGTAGAGCAAGCTGGTGGCAGTGCAGCGCTGAGCGTTGAAGGGGAATATACAGCACGCCCTGATGTCGCCATTGTTGTATTTGGCGAGCAGCCATATGCAGAGGGTAATGGTGATGTTGATAACCTTGAATACCAGCGCGGTAATAAAAGCGACTTAGCGCTACTGCGTAAGTTTAAAGATGCGGGAATTCCTGTTGTTTCATTATTCATAAGTGGTCGCCCTATGTGGGTTAATGCTGAGCTTAACGCCAGTGATGCGTTCGTTGCTATTTGGCTTCCAGGTAGTGAAGGCGATGCAATTAGCGATGTATTGTTTAAAAATGCAGACGGCTCTACTAATCATGACTTTAAAGGCAAGCTATCTTTTTCATGGCCGAATAACCCAATCGATAATGAAAACAGTAACGACGAAGCTTACAGCCCATTACTTCCTTATGGTTTTGGTTTAACTTACAACGATAGTAATGTCTTAAAAGATAACTTGGTGGAGCAAACTCAACAGGCTGAAAAACTGGATGATTTAGTATTGTTTGAGCGTGCAATTAAAGCTCCGTGGTCACTGGTTTTAAAAAGTGGTGAGCAACAAAAAACGGTGGCGAGCAGTCGCGAGTCATTAGGTGCGGTGAGCATCCAAACATTTGATAAAGAGGTGCAAGAAGATGCACGCGCTATTCGTTTTAATGGCCAAGCACTGGCTGGCGTTAATTTAGCCGCTGCGTTTCCATCTGACTTACGTTCATACGTTGAAAACAATGGTCAGCTGCAAATACAAATTAAACTAGATAAAGCCGCGGCTAGTCCGTTATGGGTTGGTATGGGGTGTGGTGAGAGTTGTCAGGGTAAGTTTGATATTACTGATAACCTTGAGCAATCAGGTCAATGGCAAACATTAAACATCAACTTAAGTTGTTTTGCAGAGCAAGGTGTTGACTTAGCACAAGTGTTCACCCCTTGGCAGTTAAGCACGCAAGGTGATTGGCATGTATCTATTGCTAAGCTGGCTATTACAGCAAATGCTGTCGAGCAAAGTAGTGTTACTTGTAAGTAG
- a CDS encoding fumarylacetoacetate hydrolase family protein, whose translation MNQIKLASQNIQPSKIVCVGRNYSAHIAELNNEHPEQMVIFNKPNSAITNTLLSSHNGDTLHYETELCFVVKNKQLVGVAIGLDLTKRALQSSLKEKGLPWERAKAFDGSALFSDFIELTPEMTSFIFELHIDGKPVQHGDSQLMLHQPAQILAEVSQFMSLEEGDIIMTGTPAGVGMVSTGREFNVALYSGQQCLLEHHWSVSQS comes from the coding sequence ATGAATCAAATAAAGCTGGCTTCGCAGAACATACAGCCTTCAAAAATAGTCTGTGTGGGGCGCAATTACAGTGCGCATATTGCTGAATTAAACAACGAACACCCTGAGCAAATGGTAATTTTTAATAAGCCTAATAGCGCGATCACTAATACCTTACTCTCTTCCCATAACGGTGATACGTTGCATTATGAAACTGAATTATGCTTTGTGGTTAAAAATAAACAACTTGTGGGCGTAGCGATTGGACTTGATTTGACTAAGCGAGCTTTGCAAAGCAGTTTAAAAGAAAAGGGCTTGCCGTGGGAACGTGCTAAAGCATTCGATGGCTCAGCATTATTTAGTGATTTTATTGAGTTAACGCCAGAAATGACATCGTTTATATTTGAATTACATATTGATGGCAAGCCGGTTCAACATGGTGATAGCCAACTTATGTTGCACCAACCTGCACAAATATTGGCTGAGGTTAGTCAGTTTATGAGCCTCGAAGAAGGCGACATTATTATGACTGGCACGCCTGCTGGCGTAGGGATGGTTAGTACTGGACGAGAGTTCAACGTTGCTCTTTATTCTGGTCAGCAGTGTTTATTGGAGCATCATTGGTCTGTGAGTCAAAGTTAA
- a CDS encoding ABC transporter substrate-binding protein has protein sequence MDTARYFCLLFLIFSSNSISQSKNQLTEILWLQSNTPPFHLDSENTQMGLCDNLTKQLISSIKDVKHTRLFVPQKRINKYIKEGKNVCFPCVIHKKSTNEVYTYSRPTSIYPEFSIITTNQKAETLTKAHGNPINLISLLSDERFTYGQAAARRFSPHINMIIENSLSHHNVSLSLSSDNESGVVIDRLRHGFLDYSLDYPFMASYFNQQQHPIKIVSIPIAQNTRSLIKGAVGCATNAPNDFANQAIKKINAALESAILESAAHQLSQRHWLSEHIDNFDKQYYQHIINFDSQTNDAPINTADQNKEQR, from the coding sequence ATGGATACAGCTCGTTATTTCTGCCTGCTATTTTTAATATTCTCGAGTAACAGTATTAGCCAATCTAAAAATCAGCTCACTGAAATTTTATGGCTACAAAGCAACACACCACCTTTTCACTTAGACTCAGAGAATACTCAAATGGGCTTGTGTGATAATTTAACTAAGCAACTAATCAGTAGTATAAAGGATGTAAAACATACTCGATTATTTGTTCCACAAAAACGAATTAATAAATATATCAAAGAAGGCAAAAATGTCTGCTTTCCATGCGTAATCCATAAAAAGAGCACCAACGAAGTCTATACATACTCACGTCCTACCTCTATCTACCCTGAGTTTAGTATTATTACAACTAACCAAAAAGCAGAAACACTTACTAAAGCACATGGTAATCCTATAAATTTAATTAGTTTACTTAGCGATGAACGCTTTACCTATGGACAAGCCGCAGCACGACGTTTTTCACCACACATAAATATGATTATTGAAAACTCTTTGAGCCATCATAACGTGTCCTTGAGCTTAAGTAGTGATAATGAGAGTGGCGTTGTGATCGATAGGTTGAGGCATGGCTTTTTAGACTACTCGCTCGATTACCCTTTTATGGCCAGTTACTTTAACCAGCAACAACACCCTATAAAAATCGTTAGTATACCCATAGCTCAAAATACGCGCTCATTAATCAAAGGAGCTGTAGGCTGTGCGACTAATGCGCCTAATGATTTTGCTAATCAGGCAATTAAGAAAATTAATGCGGCATTAGAAAGTGCCATACTAGAATCAGCGGCTCATCAACTAAGCCAGCGACACTGGCTAAGTGAACATATCGATAATTTTGATAAACAATATTATCAACACATAATTAACTTTGACTCACAGACCAATGATGCTCCAATAAACACTGCTGACCAGAATAAAGAGCAACGTTGA
- a CDS encoding aldo/keto reductase produces the protein MQYSQLGSSGVSVSRVCLGSMTWGVQNTQHDADQQIAYALEQGVNFIDTAEMYAVPPSPDTYGKTEEIIGNWIARNSQKRKDIVIATKIAGNGLSWIRDGGDITRQAVIDAVDQSLKRLQTDYIDLYQLHWPNRRTPHFARQWPGMLKFTDVDAKQHTADMLDILEGLDACVKAGKIKHCGLSDDTPWGISQFLNLSKEHNLPKMVSIQNEFSLVHAKDWPYLIEQCVHEDIAYLPWSPLAAGLLTGKYLNGARPEGSRWTFMQRNGIFRDTPQSQQATKEYVELAHAHAITPAQLALAWSNQVDGVTSSIIGATTMAQLKEDIDAFDLTLSDDVLSAIDIIFRNNPMPY, from the coding sequence ATGCAATATAGTCAATTAGGCAGTAGTGGTGTTAGCGTTTCAAGAGTGTGTTTAGGTAGCATGACCTGGGGAGTACAAAACACTCAGCATGATGCCGACCAACAGATAGCCTATGCGCTTGAGCAGGGTGTGAACTTTATTGATACAGCAGAAATGTATGCTGTTCCTCCCTCTCCCGATACCTACGGTAAAACAGAAGAAATTATAGGCAATTGGATAGCACGTAATTCACAAAAACGAAAAGACATTGTTATTGCAACTAAAATTGCCGGTAATGGGCTTTCATGGATCCGTGATGGCGGTGATATTACTCGCCAAGCTGTTATTGATGCCGTTGATCAGTCTCTAAAGCGCTTACAAACAGATTATATTGACTTATACCAATTACATTGGCCAAATCGTCGCACTCCTCATTTTGCAAGGCAATGGCCTGGCATGCTTAAATTTACTGATGTCGATGCAAAACAACACACCGCTGATATGCTTGATATTTTAGAGGGGTTAGATGCGTGTGTTAAAGCAGGAAAAATTAAGCATTGTGGGCTTTCTGATGATACGCCTTGGGGAATTAGCCAATTTTTAAATTTATCAAAAGAGCATAACTTGCCAAAAATGGTGTCTATCCAAAACGAGTTTAGCCTAGTACATGCCAAAGATTGGCCTTATTTAATAGAACAATGTGTACATGAAGATATTGCTTATTTACCTTGGTCACCATTGGCCGCAGGGCTATTAACCGGTAAATACCTAAATGGAGCACGCCCTGAAGGCTCCCGCTGGACATTTATGCAGCGTAACGGTATTTTTCGTGATACGCCACAATCACAACAGGCGACCAAAGAGTATGTTGAACTTGCCCATGCACACGCTATCACCCCAGCTCAATTAGCGCTGGCTTGGAGTAATCAAGTTGATGGAGTGACATCATCTATTATTGGTGCCACTACTATGGCGCAATTAAAGGAAGACATTGATGCGTTTGACCTAACACTGAGCGATGACGTGTTATCAGCGATTGATATTATATTTAGAAATAATCCAATGCCTTACTAA
- a CDS encoding acyl-CoA thioesterase: protein METFKQQYPIHTDITVAWGDMDALQHVNNCVYLRYFEIARIDFLNKLNLFDTINAKATGPVISENNIRYKRPVTFPDTLSVGITISDIKSDRFVMNYSVFSHAQNAITTTGMSKVVMFDFKTGQKATITEPLLSALKANSQTE from the coding sequence ATGGAAACGTTTAAACAACAATACCCTATTCATACCGATATCACTGTGGCATGGGGCGATATGGATGCCCTACAGCATGTTAATAACTGTGTTTACCTGCGTTATTTTGAAATAGCCAGAATCGATTTTTTAAATAAATTAAATTTATTTGATACTATTAATGCTAAAGCCACGGGGCCTGTGATCAGTGAAAATAATATTCGCTATAAGCGTCCAGTTACCTTTCCCGACACATTGAGCGTAGGTATTACCATTAGTGATATTAAATCTGACCGCTTTGTAATGAACTACAGTGTGTTTAGTCATGCACAAAACGCGATAACAACCACCGGCATGTCAAAAGTGGTGATGTTTGACTTTAAAACAGGCCAAAAAGCCACGATCACTGAGCCATTGTTATCGGCTTTAAAAGCAAACTCTCAAACCGAATAA
- the dinB gene encoding DNA polymerase IV, translating to MKKFIHIDMDCFYAAVEMRDNPKLASVPLAIGGNSRRGVLSTANYIAREYGVRSAMSNYHAKQLCPDLVIVPGRMAVYKQVSTQIRAIFNRYTDLVEPLSLDEAYLDVSHSTAFKGSATLIAEQIRTDIFNTTGLTASAGIAPIKFIAKIASDENKPNGQFVVLPEQVDSFLAQLPLGKIPGVGKVTLEKLNLKGLYTGQDVREKGANWMQQHVGNFGVSLYQKCMGEHIGRVSTERVRKSLSVEHTYEYNKNSLDECLEQLPQLLDELVVRLNKQQLQHKINKLSVKVKFANFVVTSADQAAHQLNTAIFKELLAKAYQRGLQQPVRLLGIGVGIKNQPEHNLQLSILDV from the coding sequence ATGAAAAAGTTTATTCATATAGATATGGACTGCTTTTATGCGGCCGTAGAAATGCGCGACAATCCTAAGCTTGCAAGCGTACCGCTGGCAATTGGCGGAAATAGTCGCCGTGGAGTGCTCTCTACCGCTAACTATATTGCTAGAGAGTATGGGGTGCGCTCTGCTATGTCTAACTATCATGCCAAACAGCTTTGCCCTGACTTAGTTATTGTGCCTGGCAGAATGGCTGTTTATAAACAAGTATCAACACAGATCCGCGCCATTTTTAACCGCTATACTGACCTTGTAGAACCTCTTTCGCTTGATGAAGCATATTTAGATGTGAGCCATAGTACTGCTTTTAAAGGTAGTGCAACGTTAATTGCTGAGCAAATTCGTACCGATATTTTTAATACCACAGGACTGACTGCATCTGCAGGGATTGCCCCAATTAAATTTATAGCCAAAATTGCTAGTGATGAAAATAAGCCCAATGGCCAATTTGTAGTATTGCCTGAGCAGGTTGACTCGTTTTTAGCCCAATTGCCATTAGGTAAAATTCCAGGGGTGGGTAAAGTAACTCTAGAAAAGCTTAATTTAAAAGGGTTATACACGGGGCAAGATGTGCGCGAAAAAGGGGCTAATTGGATGCAACAGCATGTGGGTAATTTTGGTGTGTCGTTATATCAAAAGTGCATGGGTGAGCATATAGGGCGCGTTTCCACCGAGCGGGTACGTAAGTCATTGAGTGTGGAACATACTTATGAATACAACAAAAACAGCCTAGATGAATGCCTTGAACAATTACCGCAACTGTTAGATGAACTCGTGGTTCGATTAAATAAACAGCAACTACAACATAAAATTAATAAATTAAGTGTTAAAGTTAAATTTGCTAATTTTGTAGTGACCTCAGCAGATCAAGCTGCGCATCAATTAAACACGGCTATTTTTAAAGAGTTACTCGCCAAAGCCTATCAACGTGGATTACAACAACCGGTGCGCTTATTAGGAATTGGCGTGGGTATTAAAAATCAACCAGAGCATAATTTACAGCTCAGTATTTTAGATGTGTAA